aacacacgaactttttaattatcctacgaaagaggaaggggaaaaagatatcaaataaaccctaggagtttgctaagtgtggggattcacctagactagaaattctggagtctgggaggtcggttatacataaggaaggttttaagcaccctatatatccgtagtactctacgggaaccttctctgtgtctatgtgtttgtgtttgttgctaattaattgggaaagtttctcctttgtgttaggagaaggaattgaattgaattaaaagacagacagacagactatttttggttttttattagctcgttgagattccttgtgaacctcatgcctacatatccctaatggaagtcagagctttttgtagttcggggaactaattagggaaattaattatttttcgttccttgcttgaagctcaaggttgaagcttgaattaaatctctgtttacagtaaagagacatgaaatcatctttatagagaggtatttctactattccaccacaaacattttaaagtgataGAAAAGTTGAGTTTGTTTCCTTGAGGGaccctacttggttgatcaagtatgtcagtcacgtgtctcttgaatgaaagattcttgaccaaattagggaaagttgtacaagtctaggatgttgccagagcatgcctttcacgattcctaaatgggagaatgtttgaaatgattgtttgtttgaaatgattgttggtttgaaatgattgtttgtttgtggtgagataggagaaatatctccctatagagataagctatgtctatctaatgtttgaaagatttgatttagctggcttgaatgaggcccaagcttgaggcttttgattgtttttattgactctgggagatgactccactgggaattgacttaaactaagaaattttgtgttatgtacaaagcccaaaattgaggctgactctagtgggagagtgttttattttgttttatgattgaaaggttttttagtgttttgtataaagcccagaattgtggtcGACTCTACCTAGGAGActttattttgtgccttgtatgaagcccaaggttgtggctgactcttagctaGGGAAGACTccattttgtgccttgtatgaagcccaaggttgtggctgactattgaggaaactgagtatggatgactctatggggaaaagatcctgaagtttaggaatcttttgacataggaaatgtggtttatctgccttgtacaaagcccaaggttgtggctacttgatgatgaaggacttactggggagactctgttatctgccttgtacaaagcccaaggttgtggttgactctttaggggaatacctatgagtagggttttgactctaaggggagtatgtgccttgtacaaagcccaaggttgaggctgacttttaaaatggggaaagatctactagtgtgggatcttttgactcaaaggggactactctgttgaggattatcctaaatgttgactctactgaggattgtACTTTTGTTAagcaggaattgatgaatgaaagacccaggtttgaagattgactcttatcggggaatttgtttgagtggctgacctaaagtagactctactggggaattggtttttattgactgagactgaccttaagtgagatttatcttttaaaagtataagttttggaagctaaccctttccagggaattttgactttagaggactgattttggaggctaaccctttcgaggggttttactctactggagagtttatcttttgaaagtttaatttttggaagctaaccctttctagggaattttgttaaaatgaaggaatgaatggaggctgaccctttccatggGATTTTGTAAAAAATGGAGGAGTGTTAGAGGCTAACCTTTTCCAGGGGATTTCAGATGATGGCAGaatgattaactatttgagacttcaaagcccaagattaaggctgacactaactgaggatagacagatatggaacctagactctgctaaggaggaaatTGTAGAATATTGGAAGATAAAGGTGACATAGaatgtccatgtctctcattccaaaaggtgaactcaatgtgagattgagacattcttagcttgtttaaaagtctggtttgaagagtggaagaaactcaccagggtaggctaaaaggtgactgaagacctgttcctatgtttataagaaacctgatgggtccttgtatacaagctcaagaggaagctgggaatgcttttaagaagcctgtgggtccttgtacaaagcccaaaaggaggctaattgagggtcatcaagggtccttgttatagcacaagagaaagctatgtggttttgaacttagtttggctctaagcaaatgggtaagaggtttcaccgggaataattcctcttgggtggatgtgtcctagtttggttctaaggctttttcaagatttttcaccgggaataattcatcttgaggtttgaaccaaagatctctaattaggaaagagccttcacccggaagacattctcaatcctaggccatagtcttataatatatatatatatatagtttaactgtcctaaggtttacactcagacgtagttctaaacaatatatatacagtttatatttgacagtaatttaaatgataaCTATAAATttaaagctataaagcctaacctggatggagtggaggcctttgaagatgtatgtacaaagccttaccagcagtttgtttgtttattggcaacagttgaatatttaattgtaaacagttaaaggtttttgaaaacagaagaagtgaagatggacattaggtcacataggtatctgaagagtttcaccgggaataatgcccttcaaataccagaagaatgtttttgaaaacagaaagaagattttgtaaatacagttttgaaaacaaactatgaaaagaaagaaggtgttgggtcttacactctattagaggcccatggattgatttactgtttatgagaaacagttggagagatttgaaatgatacaaggttttatTGTCTGAAAACCTTGGTCGTCTGTTTAATtaaagtttgaaaacagtttgaaaattgacaaaagtcaacttaattagggtaaagacaaagtctatacctaattaagacctaaacgattagggttttatcacaaaaatatttacaagagattaggttttgaaaatcaagagaaaactatatttaaagttttttaaatacttaaaaatatgttattttaaacctaataaaaatatatcaaataaataatattttttgtgatttttttgattactcataaaatagatatgttaaatgacaagtgtgtgaaaaatcaaaaagaaatgatttaatttgattggttaattagttgtgtgaagttgtaaagaaaatgaagaagaaaagtagtaaaaaattggttttggcctcaccatggtttgaacccacgcccttgaagccagtactcaaaacacacaccaattagccaacgcgcgcttagtaTCATAGTGGTGACTCCAATGCAATACATATGTTGTTTAAGTGCATagagcaaaaaagaaaataaaatcaaaaggtctggggcgagggggatttgatcctcagaccttgggcacgcacaacacacaaactctctttaccactgggctataatgATGTATTCGTTATATGAATACCttgcattaaatatattttaaacttgaccaggaatgtttgaaaatggcgcgccaaccaccatcttcgtcttcaacctctagcttctCTCAATTCAAAATTCTAGTTCTCTCATTTCTTAACCAAATcagatgatgtaaacatcaaacttaTTCCATTTTCTCTCACGAACTCAAATATATAACTATCACAAACTATAGTTGGCTATAGCTACTGAATTACTTATAAtatgtgaagaaccctaaaacttaaaaatcaaattaatgactatactgaaagataaaaagatgatgatagagggtttttaatcctctgatgatgctgaatgaaatggtatcgagttttatcacaaagagtgcttaaattaaagaggtggagttcaaaaacttacctctaaaactgaaggtcgtgatgatgatggagagcttctggccttgagtgaatgattgcaaaagcttcctgggaccttgttgattGCTTTGAAAACCTCTGAAATGATCTACccgacccctcttgcttgagcttcaagtagaaatggaagatggtgattctgcacttacagatgagctgcgaccatttggatagcttcactacaccctaataAATATGTCTGAATGCTTAGACTTGCTTAACACCCTCTAAtttgttctacagacctccaactgctcgagctcCTAAATGAAAGTGActatggtgttcttgcacttacagaagtggtccagatgtttggatcacctctaatgaacctccttgagatgttagaaagcttactttcaaaagaaaagctctggtttgaagaattcgattcttcttgccaaagaactcttgaaaactataagcaagagggagataaggagaaagcaagaattagagttgctttggtgtgatcaatactgaggaatgcacttgtatttataggcaaagtgcccagtacagattggaggagtgagcttgattagtgagggagttttggtttcttggtcatgaagaaattcaaagaatctccaaaatgcaatgatggccaaaccgagatagctccctatccattgatattatctgatcttaggggacatttctgatgcagagtgtgttccaattggttggtgagaagattcctttggtgattcatccatttgccataaattcccaaatgtaatcattacataatcacatgtttttgtttttgggaatattctccaatcctcatgccatggtgaaaatgaatgcatggcatatttacttatgtgttatgggtcgtgtagcatcaattAGTGGATTCATctgcacaaatttgcaaagtttcaaattgtacatgacatataatttctcttcatgaggccaactttgaacaagcataactcctagctcaaaatgaatttggagaaggttgagcacaatttggaaagcccttaacatgtaattcaattcattagtttggagtttcttcaaaatcgcttgggaaaattgtgaaaatctggcccaaagtttgaagaaaactaggttaaaaacacttagaattttttcctaaggttttatgacctaaaacttcaaaagctcacatctctcaaatgattgatctcttgaaaaaagttgcattgtgagaagttgttttattttgcaagatctacaactttcatgttgggagatttttgagtgtgtaagcaaaattttaaGTTTCCcaaaatgcccttaaaaaccctaattttgatttttgttgactttttgatccttgatgaattttcttgattttctttggtcaaatgacttcaataatcatatgtgtATGATAtagatccttaaaagtcatggtttgaccaataatcttaaaagtcaaaggtgattttgtacaattgacttttcccaaatgaagtgaaatcttggactttggtgatgaatcaagttctcctcctcaaatgggtgatatgaatggattatattgaggtaatataagttcttgagtcatgttttgagttttggatccatgtcctgattaaaagtcaactgcccaagtgaattaggtcaaaaaccctaattgtcgaccagatgaaattgataactgtagaccttgaattgacgTACAATGCTaaatggatattgttatatggataatttgaagatgattgaatcatttgagtgatgtcctggagctttttagggtttcccaaatgtggtccctgatttcagtccctggtgggctcaaaaccctagcctggtgatctgagcaaacctgagtcttgatgactggtgtctaatcaatcataggtgaatgaatgaatcatttgagtcttgtgattgTTTTAGAGACCATTacctttattgattgatcctttgcctgagctcttttgtctttgaacatcctcgattaagtaccagatggataggtgactgctctgagtacctgtcttgtgtttgatgagatgtttggaggtatgacatctcagggggggtcaaaattagggtatgacacacgtcatatccacatcaaaggttggatcatgtgaaaccacaatggttatctcCCACGTATCAAAAGGCATGAAAATGTGACACCTCGATGGTTGTCCTTCATCCGCCAAGGAGCGAGGCAGTCACATCCCTCTCAACAATTCAAGTTAAAGTCAATGcaacacgatttgttcaaatcaatagaatgaaaaagaaaaaaatagggaaaaagctcgctaagtttaAAACTTGAAatcaagtgacttaggcaaaagttagagcatcccgctggacgaccaattcaaaagaatcagtccaggcaaaagttagggaaaataaaagaaaagtgaaaatgaaaagaaagtacTACAAAACGAATGTCCTCAACAAttaacaaatctgtgtgaatacaaacaTGAAGACAAAAGGTTGACTGCTACTCTAAGAAATCTTCATTGGATCCTTAAtaacacaaaatccttttgagagatgaatactcatgttaaGTTGACTGAATATAGGACTGGAGAAAATCACGAAGTtagggtgggataaataaactttgagcctaaacatcttttttctgaaaaccgtgaaccaggctacattacaaccctcaaaagtcctagttgatgtagggtttattttgaaagcatactttaaataaaaaagcgttcctgactcccaaaaggttatgctgaaaacttgtgttggtatcatatgcatacaaaaatcaatgtcattccttaaccagtgattcgTTCACAAGGCTTTGTGACATATTTTCAATAAggcttcaagacttacataattgttgcattgtAATTATCATTCTCAAAAAAGACATTTTCTgtttgtaaacatttgtttgaaatTCAAGTAGTTTATATCTGATCATCAGTAGGAAAACTGAAACTTTGCTAGGGGCGTGTTGTTTTCCCAATATAATGCTTTTACAAGTTTGATTACCTAGTGGGGCAAAGCTTGAAGACTTTGTCAAGCaaaagaatgtgacaagtacagTCAATTTAGGGCAGTTACTTTGAGATTTGACGAATCTCTCCAAGAAACTATTAATCTGGGGAAAATTATTCCTTATGGCGCCAAGGATTTCTATGAATCCTCTTGAAGAAATTCCTCTCATAGACCATGTTGTCTGGGGAAATTTGTGAGTcaaaagttaccttgatcacctcattagctcgAAGTACAAAGGTCATTGCCTTGATTAATctagagtatgtcactctctaccaagaagttttgagacagcagttgactgttgggttttctctctcacattgtgttgagttttgaactaaaattccCCGCATGTTAACTCTTTTGCTATGATGATAACTTCTTATTTCCCCTGGAAGTTcagaatggtgattttctccaaggAAATTTTCTCTGATCCCCCATAACAGAATTTGCAAGGATAGGTTCTTCCATCCCTTTCCGTAGAAATTGATGATATGTTATCCCTCTCAAAGGTTGATAGTTCCCAAAGAGATTGCTTGATGTGTATCTCCAACAAGTTTTTTGGTTTCCCTTAGTGTGGAGTTCATAGTGTTATCTCTTCAGTGGATTTACGGATATTTGAAGTTTGACTTCGAATCTTCTCCTTAGTCAATAGCTTTTTCTTGAGCCTTGTGGAGAGACTTGGATTCCTTCAATGGCCTCTGTTTATCTCCAATTAAATCCTCAGCAGTTTCCCAGCATGGGTCTTCATGAGGACTTCCTTTGATGTCTCTAGCTTGTTGATATTCTTTGAGTGTCTGTTATGTTGTGATGTCTTATCATTCCTAGAGTTTTTTTGTTAGCATATATTtgacattcattcattcatacatatAACATGCATAgctgaataaaaattcatattcatCTTGCACTTCTTAATGTTTGATCCAATCTCTTTGATGTTGTTGTCCCAAAGTGTATGATCTCTCTCCATTAGAGTGTCTACCTTAAGCAGAAATTGTTTATCCTTTCTAAATCCGCACTGAGTTTGTTCCTCATGGATGAATTTTGCTTCAGTGTTCctcctcaacatttgtcaagatgGAACTAAaccccatttgagtttattcctTGTTGGGTAGAGTCTTGTTTaaccgtttctatccagtttgttcctggagttgaactttggtctcttgcaatactatgttggaacctctctaggctgAGAAACCTAGatcgagaaggcatttattttgcacctcttgaggattttgTTTTCCTCAACAATGGAGAATCCGTTTAAGATTGATGTTCCTATcagatattaaattatttatttcccAGCAGTGTTGTTATTGCACCCCattggaatttgtgcttgaaagcaaggggcatgTTCTGAGTTTGAGCAACTTGTATtgtccccatcatgttttggttaaCAACAAatggaagcctctttatttgagcaagtttgtgtgtctctacatatcaatcttatcaGCAAGTGAAAATCTCTATGACTTTATCCCCAACAGAACAACTTTtgtgaacttcttgattccaattgattaagaagctcagcaaatggtaagtcccttcatcagaagtgacaatTTGCATCCAATTGATGGAAGAAGCTTATCAAATGGTAATTCCCTTCAGTAGAAGTGACAATTTGCATCCAGTTGATGAAACAAGCTCAGCAAATGATAAGTCCCTTCATCAgtagtgacagtttgcatccagttccttttctcaagccacatccttgattaaagaagaagttgatccttATTCTTAGAGGAGCTTATAATTCAAATTTCCCTTACCGTCAACTATTGAGTCGGTAATTTGGGttgcttctaccttcaaccattgagttggtagcttattgtcaactattgaggcgataattcacttttcttcaaccttcaaccattgagttggtagcttatcgtcatcTATTGAGGaagtaattcaattttcttataccttcaaccattgagttagtagcttatcgtcaactattgaggcggtaattcaattttcttctaccttcaactattgagtgggtagcttatcgtcaactattgaggaggaaattcaattttcttctaccttcaactattgagttggtagcttatcgtcaactattgaggcggtaattcaattttcttctaccttcaaccattgagttggtagcttatcgtcaactattgaggcggtaattcaattttcttctaccttcaaccattgagttggtagcttatcgtatACTATTGAGGCGATAATTAAATTTTCTTATactttcaactattgagttggtagcttatcgtcaactattgaggcggtaattcaattttcttctaccttcaactattgagtttgTAGCTCACCATCGGTAAAAGTTGGTACATTCCAtttctaccttcagtgaaagattggtagctcaccttcaatgAAAGATGGTGTATTTCTTTTTATACCTTCAATAAAAGATTGGTATATTTTTGCGTCCCCAGTGAAAGATGATTCTGTAACATGcataccttcagtgaaagttggtataTTCCTTCTCCAATTTCAGTGAAAGTAGATGTATTTTCGCATCCTCAGTGAAAGATGATGCTTTAACTTCTCTGGCGCGAGATATGTTCCCCAGTAAAGTTCCTTTTCCCAGCAAAATCTCATTTCTCCAACGAAGCCTTGTTTCCCCCAGTGGAGTTCTTCTCACAAGAATtttattttccccagtggagttatttCTTCTCCCTAGTGGTGTCTTACTTCCTCATCATGTCACATGCATctattaaacattgcattagatcttaggttcaaaaattgtgtgttttatatatttaagtctcttcgactGCGTTAAAACAAAGATTTCCAATCCTCGTATCTCctgataaaagaaacttaaataggggcatctgtcataccccaatttttgaccctaagatcatacatcattcgcatatcaatcatcaatcaagactTTTAACTTAAAGCTCTGTTTTTGGTGTTATGCTCATTTCATCTGtaaggggaattatcgagcaccAATGTTTATTTAGTTTGCACTAAGAgagaaatcgattgcaccaacttgTTTTGAACCATATTTTCCTTCTGAAttttgtgcaatcgattgcataagtagagcaatcgattgcacccacTATTTTTGGGCCAGATTTGCaacaagcaatcgattgcacaaagagagcaatcgattgcaccaatgcgaaattggataaatgaaggcaattttcagcttttgaggaGTGTGTCACCACTTTCATGTATGAGGTGAATGTTCTAGACTGCACAATCAATTCCCCACATCATTTGGATCAATCTTATAATGTACCTTCATTTGATGACATAAACACCATTGGATcataattttggctccaaattcaTTTAACAAACCTAATTTCATTTCCCAAGCCTAACTCCAAGCCACCACTAATCCCAAGCCTAAATCctatgaaaattctagtaacacacgctcgatgtcttactggatgttatgacatccacgaTTACACAACACATATAATTATAATAGAACAGCAaataaacaataaagaacacacagaattgtttacccagttcgtttcaaacaacctactctgggggctaccaagccaggaagggaatccaatataagcacaattaattcggagttaaactcccccatttacaactcctcacttaaaacctacccaatgcaatcccAATCGATTCCTAGACTTGAGTATCTTCACTCACTCCCCCTTAATCACAAcaatgattacaaataaacataaacaattacagatagaagacactcttcaaaaacacaccttgatctgcttaaaagcttcaatcaagagacacacactcgtgcttaaaagatTTGAGTGACAATAAACAAACACAACTTATTCCAACGGAATCATccaggacaattgcttggatcacaagagatagctacagaactacggttcttcacaatacacaatcttctgtctgcgttccaaattaggattgcagtctttttatatgcagctcttgggccttgggcttcttttagaaacaaattagggttaaccaagttaacctaatttacacgccatctggttgtttaCAAAATGTGTTGTCAGCATGATCTTCTGgatgaaatattcagcacacaataaaaggtttcctaaactgataattgagagaaatcaggaaacacaattaataaacaataacagctcctgctgtcacacacggatgtcatgacattggtcatgacattcactacagaacctgtattagctccacacatatgcagcctgcataacacaatatcaaccagatatgttttaccacaaatgcagccaacatgaaaacaccttcaatctccccctttggcaaatttttggctaaaacaacctttcACACCAAATCAGAGAAATACTTGCAGCGGACACAAAGTAACTAAGACACAATCAAGATCAGCTAATACAATATAGACAGCATACATGACCAGTATGCACATAGTGCTTAAACAAATCAGAAAGCAGCCATAAGAccagcacaagcacaaacagatcaacataaaaataagcatattaaacttgttgatcacacacaaccaccattcttgttgttctggggtgacacatttactacttctccccctgtttggccataaaagtTGCCAAAGCCAACAAAATGTCTTCTCCCCCACCAAGTTTAAATAGGTTCAACAAAAACTTAAAGTgaactaaatcaaataaaaacatacAAACTGAACGAAAGGGAACAaaccaaacaaacaaaaacaaaacaaaaaaaaaaacaaacaggaCTCCAGCTGCAATTACTGCCCAAATTCAGACCCACTTAAGGTGTCTGAAGAACTTTCTTTCTCAGAGCCATCAGCCGGACTGGCACTTTCTTCTTCCAATTCTTGTTCATCTTTATCTCCCATCTCTTCAGTATCTCCAAATTCCTCATTCTCATCTATTTCCAAAGTACATATCATTTTTTCAAGAGATATTTTTCTAGATTCCAGCTCTTTGCAAGTCTATTTTTCTAGATTCTAGCTCTTTGCTGACTGATGCTCCAGATTTGGAAGTTTCAGCCGATGTCATGACAATGTCTGGAACATGCTTACCCTGAAACAGTTTATAATGGAAGGCCAAGGGACTTTCTCTTTTGCACACTACATCATGTTCATTGAGAATGTTTGGATACTGATCCAGAATTATACCACACAAGAGGTATGGAAAAGCAATTGGACCCTTAATACTGAAGATTCCAGCATGCTTCATGGTTTGGTAAAAAATATATGCTCCATAATCAAACTTTGCCTTTGTTCCTACAGCATACAGAAATCTGCCAAGCACAATTGAGATAGTGGACTTGTGATTTGTTGGAACCCAATTGGCTGCTCCTATCTTGTGAAGCATTGCATACTTGATGCTCAGCTTACTTGCAGTTAGCTTCTCTTTTAGGGGCCAGCTGTTTACCTGCTTGGCTGTGATCACTTGACAGACTATGTTGTCTGTTACTTCCAGCTCAGTTTGAGCTTCATCTTTTCTTCCCAAGAATTTATTAATCACAGACAGAGAGAATGGTACACACTTACCTCTCACAAACACCTTTTTGTAGTCCACACTCCTGATGTTTCCACATTCTTCAGATAAGTTTACCACAAATTCTTTGACCTGCTTCTCATAACACTTGGAAAGATTGCAAACAGTCTTCAATAGTCCGGCTTCTTGAATTAGCTTTAATATCTCCTTGTTCTCAAGAGCATTTGGAGCCAATTCCCTTTCCACAGCCAATCTCTTTTGGAGTACATACTTCCACTTGCTGGCACTAGA
This genomic interval from Vicia villosa cultivar HV-30 ecotype Madison, WI unplaced genomic scaffold, Vvil1.0 ctg.001653F_1_1, whole genome shotgun sequence contains the following:
- the LOC131636162 gene encoding uncharacterized protein LOC131636162; amino-acid sequence: MRGRKDKTVVQRSPIRSTQVKSPAKDTVRKKSTSAGPIKSKVVTKSTGVGPSKSWSKVILKKRKEREIVEPESDVEVNVPDIPSRKKPTTSRLAASIPEVPIDNVSFHYASSASKWKYVLQKRLAVERELAPNALENKEILKLIQEAGLLKTVCNLSKCYEKQVKEFVVNLSEECGNIRSVDYKKVFVRGKCVPFSLSVINKFLGRKDEAQTELEVTDNIVCQVITAKQVNSWPLKEKLTASKLSIKYAMLHKIGAANWVPTNHKSTISIVLGRFLYAVGTKAKFDYGAYIFYQTMKHAGIFSIKGPIAFPYLLCGIILDQYPNILNEHDVVCKRESPLAFHYKLFQGKHVPDIVMTSAETSKSGASVSKELESRKIDLQRAGI